The Paracholeplasma brassicae genome contains a region encoding:
- a CDS encoding ATP-binding protein — protein sequence MKKKNIINLIKYYTEKNDLLFKNEAFEIARFFDAHGDQELAEYIMSLLSDVNTFVPQEIEINSSFMKKLELTTEPLPLPELITGDIKGMINAINHKIGMNKYIFEGAPGTGKTETVKQIARLLNRQLLSIETSELVDSKLGQTAKNIVSVFDEINKLRYPTNYVILLDEFDTIAMDRVNENDLREMGRATSTILKELDRLNEGIVLIATTNMYNKFDKALIRRFDAVINFNRYTREDLIDIAEIILNSYLSLFSNARRDIRLFRKIINLYEIIPYPGDLKNIIKTSLGFSNPNSEYDYLTRLFSHVKGDVKKYALTELYDLGFTVREIETLTGISKSQVSREMKED from the coding sequence ATGAAGAAAAAAAATATAATCAACTTGATTAAATACTACACAGAAAAGAACGATTTATTGTTTAAAAATGAGGCGTTTGAGATTGCTCGTTTTTTTGATGCGCATGGCGATCAAGAACTAGCTGAATACATTATGTCTTTGTTATCAGATGTGAACACATTTGTGCCACAAGAAATAGAAATCAATTCTAGTTTCATGAAGAAATTAGAATTAACTACTGAACCACTACCACTACCTGAATTAATAACAGGTGACATTAAAGGGATGATTAATGCAATCAACCATAAGATTGGCATGAATAAGTACATATTCGAAGGGGCGCCAGGCACAGGTAAGACGGAAACAGTTAAACAAATCGCCCGTTTACTGAATAGACAATTACTATCAATCGAAACAAGCGAATTAGTTGATAGTAAACTAGGACAAACTGCAAAAAATATAGTATCTGTCTTTGATGAAATAAATAAGCTACGCTATCCTACAAATTATGTCATCTTACTTGATGAATTTGACACGATTGCAATGGATAGAGTCAATGAAAATGATTTACGCGAAATGGGCAGGGCAACAAGCACCATATTAAAAGAGCTAGATAGACTAAATGAGGGCATTGTTTTAATCGCAACGACAAACATGTATAATAAATTCGATAAAGCGCTTATTAGAAGATTCGATGCTGTAATTAACTTTAATCGTTATACACGAGAAGATTTAATTGATATTGCTGAAATCATACTTAATTCATATTTGTCATTATTTTCTAATGCTAGAAGAGACATCAGATTATTCAGAAAAATCATCAATTTATATGAGATAATTCCTTATCCTGGTGATTTGAAAAATATCATAAAAACTAGTCTTGGTTTTAGTAACCCTAACAGTGAATATGACTATTTGACTAGATTATTTTCACATGTCAAAGGGGATGTCAAAAAATACGCTTTGACTGAACTATATGACTTAGGGTTTACCGTTAGAGAAATAGAAACATTAACGGGTATTTCAAAAAGTCAAGTCTCTAGAGAAATGAAGGAGGATTAA
- a CDS encoding S8 family peptidase — protein sequence MNDILHIKGIFEPRGNPSTPGAPKLSSTASLSVAHLEKLKADLESVSNSFLRQSKKIVDGAMVSIYYNKVVAKSNRTSALFKPQGGKSNDTIVGAKYSDDGKHIITHYVTHKLLNKAINLLDQAIDYTIKYFKDPITPNEFNNKEKFEDIKFNKTVFSKSTFQTIIVDCSYINSFGIEYPSFDVKKDSVVTFYKTESKIDEIFKKINLSIPVSKILDQTTVVLTKEEIEILLENIPYLISMAVEDLSTYSPSDFHESYKNETITIPKPKDEPTIGVIDTLFDDRVYFSEWVDYHQLVSNDIATEKDKTHGTRVSSIIVDGHRLNPQLDDGCGHFKVRHFGVATAGRYSSITIMREIKKIVINNPDIRVWNLSLGSNEEIHRNFVSIEAAALDELQYEQDIIFVIAGTNDNQHLQRKIGAPADSINAAVVNSVKKNREPALYARKGPVLDFFTKPDISYYGGTSDNPLRACDGNGEALVAGTSYASPWIARKLSYLIDVLGFNREIAKAMIIDSAVGWHHSTNVFTGHGIVPIKIDEIVKSKKDEIRFVLSGVSTAYETYNYRFPIPFYKNEYPFIARATLCYFPKCSRSQGVDYTNTELDLYFGRINDENKLKSINNNKQSSNEGPVDEETSRKEFGKWDNVKHIQDKSVSSPKPKKVYSSRLWGMKIVSKDRLGYNDGLDIRFGVVVTLKELNGINRIEDFIQLFSLNGWIVNRIDIKSRINIYEKAEETIEFE from the coding sequence ATGAATGATATACTTCACATCAAAGGTATATTTGAACCTAGAGGTAATCCATCCACTCCCGGGGCACCTAAATTGTCTTCAACTGCAAGTCTCAGTGTTGCTCATCTAGAAAAATTAAAGGCAGATTTAGAAAGCGTAAGTAACAGCTTTTTGAGACAGTCAAAAAAAATAGTTGATGGTGCGATGGTTAGCATATACTATAACAAGGTTGTTGCTAAAAGCAATCGAACAAGTGCTTTATTTAAACCTCAAGGTGGTAAATCAAATGATACCATTGTTGGTGCTAAATATTCAGACGACGGTAAACACATCATTACACACTATGTTACTCATAAACTACTTAATAAGGCTATAAATCTACTTGATCAGGCGATTGACTATACGATTAAGTACTTTAAAGATCCTATTACACCTAATGAGTTTAATAATAAGGAAAAGTTCGAAGATATAAAGTTTAACAAGACTGTTTTTTCTAAGAGCACATTTCAAACGATTATTGTTGATTGCTCCTACATCAACAGTTTTGGTATTGAATACCCTTCATTTGATGTTAAAAAGGATTCTGTTGTGACTTTCTATAAAACAGAGTCAAAAATTGATGAGATCTTTAAGAAGATTAACTTATCAATTCCTGTATCAAAGATACTTGATCAAACCACAGTTGTACTGACAAAAGAAGAAATAGAAATTCTACTTGAAAATATTCCATACCTAATCTCTATGGCAGTTGAAGATTTATCGACATATTCACCAAGTGATTTTCATGAGTCTTATAAAAACGAAACCATAACAATACCAAAACCGAAAGATGAACCTACCATTGGTGTAATTGATACACTATTTGATGATAGAGTGTATTTTAGTGAATGGGTAGACTATCATCAATTAGTGAGTAATGATATTGCGACTGAAAAAGATAAGACGCACGGAACAAGAGTAAGTTCAATAATCGTTGATGGGCATAGACTAAACCCACAACTAGATGACGGATGTGGCCATTTTAAAGTAAGACATTTTGGTGTAGCAACAGCAGGTAGATATAGCTCTATTACCATTATGAGAGAAATCAAAAAAATAGTGATTAATAACCCCGATATCAGGGTTTGGAATTTATCACTTGGATCTAATGAAGAAATTCATCGAAATTTTGTGTCTATTGAAGCTGCAGCACTAGATGAGCTTCAATATGAACAAGATATTATTTTTGTCATCGCCGGGACAAACGACAATCAACATTTACAAAGAAAAATCGGTGCACCCGCTGATTCAATTAATGCAGCAGTCGTAAATTCCGTAAAGAAAAATCGTGAACCTGCACTATACGCTAGAAAAGGACCTGTTTTAGACTTTTTTACTAAACCTGACATTAGCTATTATGGAGGCACATCAGATAATCCTTTAAGAGCATGTGATGGAAATGGAGAAGCACTCGTTGCAGGTACATCTTATGCTAGTCCCTGGATTGCAAGAAAACTATCGTATTTAATTGATGTTCTAGGATTTAATAGAGAAATAGCCAAAGCAATGATAATTGATTCAGCTGTTGGATGGCATCATTCAACAAACGTTTTTACAGGACATGGTATTGTACCGATAAAAATCGACGAAATTGTAAAATCAAAGAAAGATGAAATCAGATTTGTGTTATCTGGAGTTTCAACTGCTTATGAAACGTACAACTATAGATTTCCTATTCCATTTTATAAGAATGAGTACCCGTTTATTGCAAGAGCAACGCTTTGTTATTTTCCTAAATGTTCAAGAAGTCAAGGTGTGGATTACACAAATACAGAGTTAGATTTATATTTTGGCAGAATCAATGATGAAAACAAGCTGAAGTCAATTAACAACAATAAGCAAAGCTCTAATGAAGGTCCTGTTGATGAAGAAACCAGTAGAAAAGAATTCGGCAAATGGGATAATGTTAAACATATTCAAGATAAAAGTGTAAGTTCACCAAAACCCAAGAAAGTATATTCATCCAGATTATGGGGAATGAAAATTGTATCTAAGGATAGACTAGGGTATAATGATGGTTTAGATATTAGATTTGGCGTCGTAGTGACATTAAAAGAGTTAAATGGCATTAATAGGATAGAAGATTTCATTCAACTATTCAGTTTAAATGGATGGATAGTAAATAGAATAGATATCAAATCCAGAATTAATATTTATGAAAAAGCAGAGGAAACGATTGAGTTTGAATAA
- a CDS encoding ABC transporter ATP-binding protein, translating into MIILQNILKTYDNKTTTLKIDELTFESTGLVSIIGDNGSGKSTLLNIIGLLDMDFTGDYTINSLNVENYSISKLRGQVFDYIFQDLNLIEDISIKDNINLKSSLYNLPIISDTDKQKLKRRPNQLSGGEKQLQALNRVLYSNSQIVICDEPTANLDVTNKRIVFEKLKDLSKTKLVLLVSHDIELVNEFSDRVITLRQGEVISDVLINETKPIDKIEVKDLKLNHKPIVRLALIYMKNHLMKLISMTSISLLFLLLTLTLVSFINFDLVNAISTVIKEDTYITVERRAYEIFEYIDYETYITSSLDYIPMTNSLIDTDYDVIVGKVRFTDTVSLGESEALINKDYFIEYYQKDVIDNDIYVVNGINRYELRLVGFTNEEGVIASKKSLKSELDLYSRPTITGGLFLISNTQDDYGYLTKNITYISLSQLKTMTGYTYENEITGNEVLLSNDLYQYIGGSNIGTVLTFNSFESIQSKNLHKSLVNLNDYYPNGAIYHGIVTSPAGTLFNRTIVVSDEVFMDLIDEIPYFDRIELRVTKDNKERIAQFIVDNNLDSENPELGFLLNHSNEINKIKNIVVILIVLFVAATLILMVNYANEVILNKRIEIGLLQTYGVSKPGSLLSTVICILVPLLSVIILSLILSFGVFDVINSTMKSINNQYSFKVLVLTNEHILIYGLLVLMIFVMTSTIAMIKISKLSPKNIFNLN; encoded by the coding sequence ATGATCATACTTCAAAATATACTTAAAACATACGACAATAAGACAACGACACTAAAGATTGATGAACTCACTTTTGAGTCAACAGGGTTAGTATCGATTATCGGTGATAATGGTAGTGGTAAATCAACCTTGTTAAATATCATTGGGTTATTAGACATGGATTTCACAGGTGATTACACGATTAATTCACTTAATGTAGAAAACTACAGTATCAGTAAATTAAGAGGACAAGTCTTCGATTATATATTTCAAGATTTAAATTTGATTGAAGATATCTCAATCAAGGATAACATTAATCTAAAATCATCGTTATATAACTTACCAATAATCAGTGACACTGATAAACAAAAACTCAAAAGAAGACCTAATCAATTAAGTGGTGGAGAAAAGCAGCTACAAGCTTTAAACCGTGTTTTATACTCTAATTCACAAATTGTTATTTGTGACGAACCAACAGCTAACCTTGATGTCACAAATAAAAGAATTGTATTTGAAAAGTTAAAGGATTTATCAAAGACAAAACTTGTTCTTTTAGTATCACATGACATTGAATTAGTAAATGAATTTTCAGATAGAGTAATTACCCTAAGACAAGGTGAAGTTATATCAGATGTTTTAATTAATGAAACCAAACCAATAGATAAGATAGAAGTAAAAGATTTAAAACTGAATCATAAACCGATAGTTAGACTGGCTTTAATCTATATGAAAAACCACTTGATGAAATTGATCTCAATGACGAGCATTTCATTACTATTCTTACTGTTGACGTTAACACTGGTTTCATTTATCAATTTTGATCTAGTTAATGCAATTTCAACAGTGATAAAAGAAGACACTTATATCACCGTTGAAAGAAGAGCGTATGAGATATTTGAGTATATAGATTATGAGACTTATATCACATCAAGTCTAGATTATATACCAATGACAAATAGTTTAATCGATACTGATTATGATGTGATTGTGGGTAAAGTCAGATTTACAGACACGGTATCACTAGGTGAAAGTGAAGCCTTAATCAATAAGGATTACTTCATAGAGTACTATCAAAAAGATGTGATAGATAATGATATTTATGTCGTTAATGGCATCAATCGTTATGAATTAAGATTAGTCGGGTTTACAAACGAAGAAGGTGTCATCGCTTCTAAGAAATCATTAAAGAGTGAATTAGACCTCTATTCAAGACCAACCATCACAGGGGGATTATTTCTTATTTCAAATACTCAAGATGATTATGGTTATTTGACAAAGAATATTACTTATATTTCATTGTCACAACTGAAAACCATGACAGGTTATACTTATGAAAATGAAATAACGGGTAATGAAGTATTACTTTCAAATGACCTTTATCAGTATATAGGTGGTTCTAACATAGGTACAGTATTAACATTTAATTCTTTTGAATCTATACAATCTAAAAACTTACACAAGAGTTTAGTTAACCTTAATGACTATTATCCAAATGGTGCCATTTATCATGGGATTGTAACGAGTCCTGCCGGTACGCTCTTTAATCGAACGATTGTCGTCTCAGATGAAGTATTTATGGATTTAATTGATGAAATACCTTATTTTGATCGTATTGAACTTAGAGTAACAAAAGATAACAAAGAAAGAATTGCACAGTTTATTGTGGATAATAATCTAGATAGTGAAAATCCTGAACTTGGATTCTTATTAAATCATTCAAATGAGATTAACAAGATCAAAAACATTGTTGTTATCTTGATTGTATTATTTGTCGCTGCAACACTCATATTAATGGTTAATTATGCTAATGAGGTTATCCTTAATAAGCGAATCGAGATTGGCTTATTACAGACTTATGGTGTCTCAAAACCAGGCTCACTGTTATCCACGGTTATTTGTATTCTAGTGCCCTTACTTAGTGTGATTATACTGAGTCTAATACTTTCATTTGGTGTGTTTGATGTTATAAATTCAACAATGAAGAGTATCAATAATCAATATAGCTTCAAGGTACTTGTATTAACAAATGAACATATACTGATTTACGGGTTATTAGTATTGATGATATTTGTGATGACTTCTACAATAGCTATGATTAAAATATCTAAACTGTCACCAAAAAACATATTCAACTTAAATTAG
- a CDS encoding NAD(P)/FAD-dependent oxidoreductase, whose amino-acid sequence MIRLTELKIPVQLVTDDNKEIELLYQLLNDKYKIKKSDVIELSIFKKAIDARKKHQVIYVYSVDLVCRDEQKILSRKYPNCSIATTPNFNPTITGDLKLKHRPVVIGFGPSGIFASLLLARLGYNPIVLERGLDADTRTKNVEAFWQTGNYNESSTILFGEGGAGTFSDGKLTTLINDFRCHYVLEALHKHGAPKEILYNNKPHVGTNVLKEIIKNIRKEIISLGGEVRFNSFVTDFNIENNELKSLVVNHKEVILTDLCLMGIGHSARETFETIYQKGLNIEQKAFSLGVRIEHPQSLINQSQYGDFAQYLEPAAYKLSYQSKTGRSAYSFCMCPGGYVMCATSEEGGVVTNGMSESKRDGDNANAALLVNVLPKDFHSDHPLAGMYFQRAIEQKAFEVVGKNYYAPIQLVGDFLEDRVSTKIGSVKPTYLPGYRFVKLSDILPNYVTDTLREALIDFDHKIKGFAMADAVLTGVETRSSSPIRILRDDEGMSNIKGIYPMGEGAGYAGGIMSSAVDGLKQVERLIKVYGL is encoded by the coding sequence ATGATTAGATTAACTGAACTAAAAATACCTGTCCAATTGGTGACTGACGACAATAAAGAAATTGAGTTATTATACCAACTCTTAAATGATAAATACAAAATCAAGAAATCGGATGTCATCGAACTAAGCATATTTAAAAAAGCCATCGATGCTAGAAAAAAGCATCAAGTCATTTATGTCTATTCAGTTGATTTAGTCTGTAGAGATGAACAAAAAATCTTATCCCGTAAATACCCTAATTGCAGCATAGCTACAACACCAAACTTCAACCCTACGATTACAGGCGATTTAAAACTCAAACACAGACCAGTCGTAATCGGTTTTGGCCCCTCAGGTATATTCGCAAGTCTATTACTCGCAAGACTTGGCTATAATCCCATCGTCTTAGAGCGCGGTCTTGATGCCGATACTAGAACAAAAAACGTCGAAGCCTTCTGGCAAACAGGAAACTACAATGAATCAAGTACGATTTTATTTGGTGAAGGTGGTGCCGGTACCTTTAGTGATGGTAAACTCACCACACTCATCAATGACTTCCGTTGTCACTACGTCTTAGAAGCCCTACACAAACACGGCGCACCAAAAGAAATCTTATATAACAATAAACCACACGTTGGTACAAACGTCTTAAAGGAAATTATCAAAAACATCAGAAAAGAAATCATCTCTCTTGGTGGTGAAGTTCGTTTTAATAGTTTCGTGACTGACTTCAACATAGAAAATAATGAATTAAAATCCTTAGTGGTTAACCACAAGGAAGTCATTCTAACCGATCTATGCTTAATGGGTATTGGCCATAGCGCAAGAGAAACCTTTGAGACAATTTATCAAAAAGGTCTTAACATTGAACAAAAAGCTTTTTCATTGGGTGTTAGAATCGAACACCCACAAAGCTTAATCAATCAGTCACAGTATGGTGACTTTGCACAGTACTTAGAACCAGCAGCCTATAAACTGAGTTATCAAAGTAAAACCGGTAGAAGCGCTTATAGCTTCTGTATGTGCCCTGGTGGTTATGTGATGTGTGCGACCTCTGAAGAAGGTGGGGTTGTTACTAACGGCATGAGCGAATCAAAAAGAGATGGCGATAACGCAAACGCAGCCTTACTAGTGAACGTTCTACCAAAAGACTTTCATAGTGATCACCCACTTGCTGGGATGTATTTCCAAAGAGCAATTGAACAAAAAGCATTTGAAGTTGTTGGTAAGAACTACTACGCACCTATTCAATTAGTCGGTGACTTCTTAGAAGATAGAGTATCTACTAAGATCGGTAGTGTTAAACCAACCTACCTACCTGGTTATCGTTTTGTAAAACTCTCAGATATCCTACCTAACTACGTCACTGATACCTTAAGAGAAGCCCTCATTGACTTTGATCATAAGATTAAAGGCTTTGCGATGGCTGATGCCGTATTAACTGGTGTAGAAACCAGAAGTTCATCACCGATTAGAATACTAAGAGATGACGAAGGCATGTCAAACATCAAAGGCATCTACCCAATGGGTGAAGGTGCTGGTTATGCAGGTGGTATTATGTCTTCTGCCGTTGATGGATTAAAACAAGTTGAACGACTAATCAAAGTTTATGGTTTATAA
- a CDS encoding DUF5131 family protein — protein MIWNPWRGCHKVSDGCKYCYTHKGDIKRNMDTNQIIKTKDFYKPIEKKKDGSYKIAPGSLVYVCFSSDFLIEEADPWRMEAYLMMKERPDLHFLFLTKRIERFYEVLPSDYTESLTHLTIGVSVENQEQADKRLAFFSKLPIKHKNIICQPLIGPINLEPYLDGVELVVVGGEQDINARPLDYNWVLGIKEVCIKKNVSFSFRQCGTHFIKDGLSYQIPTRELMKQARKASIDYVALKE, from the coding sequence ATGATATGGAACCCGTGGCGAGGCTGTCATAAGGTGAGTGATGGTTGCAAGTATTGTTACACCCACAAAGGCGATATCAAACGCAATATGGACACCAATCAAATCATAAAAACCAAAGATTTTTATAAGCCGATTGAAAAAAAGAAGGACGGCTCCTATAAGATTGCCCCAGGCAGTCTTGTTTATGTCTGTTTTAGTTCCGACTTTTTGATAGAAGAGGCGGATCCTTGGCGTATGGAAGCCTATTTGATGATGAAAGAACGACCTGACTTACACTTTCTATTTTTAACCAAGCGCATCGAGCGGTTTTATGAGGTTTTACCAAGTGATTATACAGAATCACTAACACATTTAACGATTGGTGTATCGGTTGAAAATCAAGAACAAGCAGATAAACGATTGGCATTCTTTAGTAAACTACCCATCAAACATAAAAACATCATCTGTCAGCCACTGATTGGGCCAATCAACCTAGAACCCTATTTGGATGGGGTAGAACTGGTTGTGGTTGGCGGTGAACAAGACATAAACGCAAGACCACTCGATTACAACTGGGTCTTAGGAATAAAAGAGGTTTGTATCAAAAAGAATGTGTCTTTTTCCTTTAGACAATGTGGCACACATTTTATTAAAGATGGATTGAGTTATCAAATACCAACCAGAGAGTTGATGAAACAAGCAAGAAAAGCCTCAATTGATTATGTCGCACTTAAAGAATAA
- a CDS encoding helix-turn-helix transcriptional regulator, giving the protein MNINENIKRLRTERNLTQQEVADQLFVTRQCISRWEGGKTIPDIKSMEQLALVFNCSINDIFEEDTLKELTLTANRQTKNQRKHVFILSVSFVLLLFLMSLSFFILNKRLDASSDKNTYDTYAIIEAIDYINYSIVISTEYSLTTYTLNYQSTDLIYNNDLKPIKFDLLGVSDLIYIKYQQRLNNPIIKQTILVDKKTDKSLLGVAFVSNGKDYQTTNALLDDINNYEEGIKYYTSRYKEGSSSVSFNLGISDVTSKKTYKYSENNKIIGQHQDIELTIFYDKDKLTHEPKLILIYEDALVFEQIVTSQRFTGSLHYDRTSKYTSSTITFTFDVNIRETDAYEEILIYEYDKNNLLIKETTLLNATDMYNYEPTVETLYAIVKVNYYKGNVLPNYQHYSTTHKLYLGDLIDINEHQTYGLVIKTSFKFQ; this is encoded by the coding sequence ATGAACATCAATGAAAACATCAAAAGACTTAGAACTGAACGTAACTTAACCCAACAAGAAGTCGCAGACCAACTGTTTGTGACTAGGCAGTGCATCTCAAGATGGGAAGGCGGTAAAACCATCCCTGACATCAAATCCATGGAACAACTCGCTTTGGTCTTTAACTGTTCTATTAATGACATCTTTGAAGAAGACACATTAAAAGAACTAACACTAACTGCTAATAGACAAACAAAGAACCAAAGAAAACATGTCTTTATTTTAAGTGTGTCTTTCGTACTGCTTCTTTTTTTAATGAGCCTATCCTTCTTTATCTTAAATAAACGATTAGATGCTAGTAGCGATAAAAATACCTATGATACCTATGCCATCATCGAGGCTATTGATTACATAAACTACTCAATTGTGATTTCAACCGAGTACTCTCTTACTACTTATACACTAAACTATCAAAGTACAGATCTAATCTATAACAATGACCTAAAACCCATCAAATTTGATTTATTAGGTGTTTCTGACTTAATCTACATCAAATACCAACAAAGACTAAATAACCCCATCATCAAACAAACCATTCTAGTCGATAAAAAAACAGACAAAAGCCTGCTTGGTGTTGCCTTTGTGTCTAACGGTAAAGACTATCAAACCACTAATGCGCTACTTGATGACATCAACAACTACGAAGAAGGCATCAAATACTACACAAGTCGTTACAAAGAAGGTTCGTCTTCAGTTAGCTTCAACCTAGGTATATCTGATGTTACTAGCAAGAAGACCTATAAATACTCAGAGAATAATAAAATCATCGGACAACATCAAGACATTGAACTAACCATCTTTTATGATAAAGACAAACTTACCCATGAACCAAAACTTATCTTAATTTACGAGGACGCTTTAGTCTTTGAACAAATCGTCACTTCACAACGTTTTACAGGTAGCCTCCACTATGATAGAACCAGTAAATACACAAGTAGTACAATTACGTTTACCTTTGATGTGAACATCAGAGAAACCGACGCATATGAGGAAATCCTCATTTATGAGTACGATAAAAATAACCTTTTGATCAAGGAAACGACCCTTTTAAATGCAACAGACATGTATAACTATGAACCAACAGTTGAAACGCTTTATGCGATAGTAAAAGTCAATTATTATAAAGGCAATGTCCTACCTAACTACCAGCATTACTCAACAACTCATAAGCTCTATTTAGGTGATTTGATTGACATCAACGAACACCAAACCTACGGACTTGTCATTAAAACAAGCTTTAAATTCCAATAG
- a CDS encoding helix-turn-helix domain-containing protein: MANYGEVISKNRKELNLTQKALADLLYVSPQAVSKWENNLSEPDLETLKKLSQIFGITLETFFNEKDKKQTALSDIFECSLCGKSYRAFELYQLHPTIRCRSCHEKLVNEALYIKNQQEQIGQTASKKRMISKINPYILGMITGLLVFILMVVNDDLSDIKRNDFLLSGVVFGVLSMTLSTQLFYETKLKKFIRISTFGFQNNPWFSDEFHGLLGFIFVQLFFGTFLLLLNLGIFFLFILVAYLISPFMYFYELIIYIFSKEKQ; the protein is encoded by the coding sequence TTGGCGAATTATGGCGAAGTCATTTCAAAAAACAGAAAAGAATTGAATTTAACACAAAAAGCATTGGCGGATTTACTTTATGTCTCCCCGCAAGCAGTATCCAAATGGGAGAATAATTTATCAGAACCAGATTTAGAAACACTTAAGAAACTATCACAAATCTTTGGGATCACGCTTGAAACATTTTTTAATGAAAAAGATAAAAAACAAACGGCGCTGTCGGATATATTTGAGTGCAGTCTTTGTGGCAAGTCATATCGGGCATTTGAACTCTATCAACTACACCCCACAATACGTTGTCGAAGTTGTCATGAGAAACTTGTTAATGAAGCGCTCTATATTAAGAATCAACAAGAACAAATCGGTCAAACTGCTAGTAAGAAGCGTATGATTAGCAAAATTAACCCATACATTCTTGGGATGATCACAGGGCTATTGGTTTTTATTCTTATGGTCGTTAATGACGACTTAAGTGATATTAAGCGTAATGATTTCTTATTATCTGGTGTGGTTTTTGGTGTTCTAAGCATGACGTTAAGTACCCAATTATTCTATGAAACCAAGTTAAAGAAATTTATCCGTATTTCGACATTCGGTTTTCAAAACAACCCTTGGTTTAGTGATGAGTTTCATGGATTACTAGGATTTATCTTCGTTCAGCTATTTTTCGGTACCTTCTTGTTGTTGCTCAATCTCGGGATATTCTTTTTGTTTATCTTGGTGGCTTATCTCATTTCACCATTCATGTATTTCTATGAATTGATTATCTACATATTTTCTAAGGAGAAACAGTAA